The Dehalobacter sp. 12DCB1 region ATCATGATTCTCATATTTTTTCTCCCAAATTTCTTTTTTTATATCTTTAACTAAGTTGTTAACATCATCTTCAGAGTAGATACCATGCTTTTCAGCTACCCCTTGCATTCCTTCTTGTATTTCTTTCAATGCTATCATGGAGGAATTAGCAAAAACAAT contains the following coding sequences:
- a CDS encoding AbrB/MazE/SpoVT family DNA-binding domain-containing protein, which produces MELARITSKGQITIPVGIRKKLNLKEGDKVIFIKEGDKIVFANSSMIALKEIQEGMQGVAEKHGIYSEDDVNNLVKDIKKEIWEKKYENHD